The nucleotide window AGCTGGCCTTGCAAGCGGCCAAGGACGCGGACGTCATCCACACCACCACCTACAACGGCGCCTTTCCCGCCTGGCTGGCGGGGAAAATCCTGAACAAGCCGGTCATGATAACAGCCCATGAGGTCCTGGGGCCGTTGTGGAAAGAGTTGAAGCTGCCCCGTGCGGCCGCCTGGCTTGGCGCTGCGGCGGAAAAAGCGGTGCTTGCCCTGCCCTTTGACGCCTATTCGTGCAACTCCCATAGCACCCGCAAGGGGCTGGCCCGTTACGGAATTCCCAAGGATAAAACCTTTCTGGCATACCCTGCGCCGGACTATACGCGATTCAAACCATTGAAGGGCGGCGGCGAGAATCCAACATCGATCAGAAAAGAGCTTGGTCTGCCTCAATCCCGATTCATCTACTTATTCTACGGAAGGCCGGGAATGCTGAAGGGCGCGGACTATCTGGCGGACGCGGTTCCGAAGATATGCAGGGAGGTCCCGGACGCCTTGCTTGTCATGATTCTTTCCCGGGAGCCGGCTTCCGGATATAGGCGGATAATAGAAAAAGCCGAATCCCTTCCCAAAGGCAGCATCCTGATAAAAGACTCCGTTCCCGGAGATGAACTGCCAAAATGGATTCAGGCGGCGGACTGCGCGGCGGTTCCGTCCATCAGCGAGGGGTTCGGCTTTTGCTGCGCCGAGGCTTGCGCCATGGATAAGCCGGTGGTTGCAACCTGGGCGGGGTCTTTGCCCGAAGTCGTTTCTGGCAGGCATATTTTGGTGGAGCCTGGGAGCGCTGAAGCGCTGGCAGAAGGTATCATCCTGGCCAGCCAGGGGGGATGGACGCAAAAAGCCCGCAAGGCCTTCTCCCAAAGCGAGTTTGTGGAGAATCACCTGCGGGCTTATGAAAAGCTGCTTGAAAAAAGTTCGGCCGGTTAAACCTCAACCGGTTCTTCTATGACCACGGGCTGGCCGTTGCCGCTCCACAGGCAGTCGTGAATGCACAAAAGCGGCCCCACGGAAATGCTGCCGGCCAGGAGCATCCCCATGACCGTGATTCCAAATTGAGGAATGAAGGCGGCCAAAACGCCCGTGAGAACCACAATGCCCAGAACGGCGGGCAGGGTCGGCTTGCTGAACACGGGATTGAATCCGTCGTACAGGGTGTGGTGGAATAAAAAGATGAACACCACGGCCATGACGGCCCCGCCGGCCCACACAACGGCAAAGGCGTGGGAATAGGAAAGGACGCCCGCATTGAAGGGCCCGCTGCTGAAAAAGGCGAAAAAGGCTTTCGCTCCCGGCCACTGCGAGGAGGAGACGGCTTCAAAGGCCACGGGCAGCGCCATGATAATCGTCCAAAGCACCAGCATAAAGGCCCAAAGCCAGTTTATCCAGGCGCCCGCCACCCCGGCCAGGCCTGCCAGAAATCCGTCCGTGACCGTGCCCGCGAAATTTTTCCCCTTGGTCCTGGCGGAAAGCAGGCCGGTGGCCACGCCGATCACGCAGCCGAAAACCGTGATGAACATCAGGGTTACGCGAAGGTCAAAAGGGTTGGCCGTCAGGGCTTCCATGCCGCCTTCCACCCTTCCGGCCAGATAATACAGGCTGAAAATCCAGGTGACTACATAGGCGGCGCAGGTTCCCAATAAGAATTTGACAGGCGACGTAAAGGGTTCGGTGACGATATTTTTTCCCTGGCTCATGATCCCCCCATAAAAAAATAACGTGATGCATTTATGCAGAATAAGTAATTTGGCGTGAGCGGCCCAGGTAGGCATGGCAAGGCTTTTTACCGGGCGGTGAGAAACCTACCAGCAGAAGGCTTATCTGTCAATCAATTTTGAGAAACAGGCCTTGTTTGGGCTTCGTTGCGGGACAAGTTTTCATCGATTGGGGAGGGCTTATTGCCTTTTAACATGGAGAAAAACGCCGGGCTGTGGTAATCTAATTTCAATACCGCCCGGATGGGGCGATTTACCACAAGGAGGAAATCAGATTGCCTGCTCTTATCAAAGAAAATGACTTGTTGATGGAAGAAAAAATGGACGATGAAGCGACAATCGGGGAAGGCATAGTAGTAAAAGACGCCGAGTCCATTATCAATTTGTTTCTTCAATTCGCAGTCAAGGAATACAAAATATACAACCCGAAAACTCTTTTGCCGGAAAAGGAAAAGCCCCTGGTCATCATTTCCGCCCACGGCCCCCAATGGGCGCCGGCGCCCATTATGTTCATCCTGGGCAAATACTTTTTGGACAACGGGCTGGGGGACATCGTGGGCAGCTTCTACCCCCACCCCCTGTTCATGCGGGTTCCGGGCATGAAAGCCATTTTCGGCAGGTTGGGCGTGCCCACCAAGGTCTACGACTTGCCCGGGCTGGTTGACCGCCTGAACGACGGCCGGATTCAGGTCACCGGCACGGCGCCCGAAGGCATATACTGCAACTTTCAATGGGAAGATTACGTGGGGCCGTACGATAACGCGGGCATGGTGGCCGCCGCCGTCTTGTCCCAGGCCAAGCTGGTGCTCATCGCCCATCAGGGCGGCGACGCCTGGAACTTCCAGGCCAATCTGCCCTTTGGCTGGACTCTGCCCATACCCGGCGGCCTCCGGGGGGTGAATATTCCCATCGGGCCGGTGCGGAGGATCGACCGGTACGCCATGCTGGCCAAAAAGTACAAGCCGGCGCTGAAAAAAGCGGAGCTGGAAGCGGCCTCGGCCAAGGAAAGAAAATTGCTGATCGGCCTGGAAGTGGCGAAAATCCGCACCCAGTTGAACCTCATGACCGAGGATTTGCAGCAGCGTGAGGCCAAGTTGCTGGCGTCTAAAAACGGGAAAAAGAAGGTGGAAAAATAGTTTTTTTCGGGGCGGAGATATTGCGGGTGGAGACGGTTTTAATCAGAGCAATTTCAATCAAAATAGCACTTGATTTCAATAGCTTAGTATGCACTCCCTCGCACGGCATGAGAGCGAAAAGACCATGCTCAAGGCTCATTAGAACAGTGTTGCCGCCCCCCCCCTGTGGGCGCTTTGAAAACGCGCACAACGCGTTTGGGGCAGGCACGGGGGCCTGCTGCTACGCACCAAATTTAGCTGTTACAGTTTAAAGATGCTACATAGATTCAGGGCTTGCCCTGCTTTGTTTTGGCGCAGCCGGGAAAAATAGTCTTCACAGGTTCACGTGTGCTACTCCTACCTCTTTTTTGAGCCAGGGCCAATTCCATTTTAAGAACGTCGACGGACATAAGCCCTCCTGGATACGTTTTGGCGGCCGTCCTTATCCAATCTTCGGCAAGATCGAGCTTTCCCTGGTCTTTCAGGACGCAGGCCATCATGGCCGCCAGCTCGCCTTTGAGCAGATTGTTTGTGGTCTGAAAGTACGCTCTTTTGATCAAAGGCCAGCCCATGTCATATTCTCCATCAACGACCAGGGCGCGCCCCATGGTCGCCGTCATCAAAGGCTCCCAAGGCAGGGTTACGTAAGCGTCCCGGGCGTATTGCCCTGCTTTGGAAAAGAATGCTGCGTCGTTGTTTTGATACACAAAATAGGCGAAACTCTGCCTGACCCAGGCGTTTGTAATGGGGTCCAGATCCTCGGCGTCCAGTAATGTAAGGAATAAATCCCGGGCTTCCGCCCATTCCCCCCGGCAGGACAGGGAACCGGCAAGACACCATAAAAGGTAGGGAGCACCCGGATAGTCCTTTAATCCTGCTCTTAACGCATCTTCTTCACGCTCTTCCCAGAGCAAAAAGCGGGAAAACGCCTCTTCAAAAGAACGACTATCCTCTACAGTGGGATTTTTCTTATCAGACTGGATTAACAAACCGATCATTTGCTTAAAATCATCTATTGAAAATAAGGCGATCAAATTGGCAAGGATAAAAACAGGCGTCAAAGGCAAATCGGAGGACTGAAGATTCTCCAATAACAAGGCGGGGCCATACATCCAAATCAATGCTGTCGCCGTCAGTAGATTAGTTGCAGGGCCTGCAAATATCATCAGAAACAGCTTGAACCTCCTGCCCGAGACAGGCCCTCCAAGGGGCCTGACATAAGAAGATAGCCCCCCTTTATTGAAGAAGATGGGCAACTTGAACAAACGTGTTTTCCAGACCGGAGCCCCTGAACCTATCTTTATTTCCAGCAGTCGAAAACCAGTAAGTTTCCCAACTACAGCGTGGCCGAGTTCGTGCAGGGCCACAGCGGGATAAAGGCACCAGAATAGAATAAAACCAATGAAAAACGGATTAGCTCCATTTTGGGAGAAAATTAGCAGGGACGACGCCAGCATAAGGGCGGCCAGCACTGCAGCCATAGTGAAAGGAGCGTCTACGGCAAGGTCGTAACGGGCATTGCATTGGGGGCACAAAAGTTTTTTAGGAAAGCCCCGTTTCCACCAAAAACTTCGTTGCATATAATCGTTAATAAGGACGGATCGCGCTCCGCAGTGTTCACATACCGCCTGGTCCCTGCCTGTGAGTTTTTTGTCAAAAATCTCGAACAGCCTTTTTCGGGCGGGGAGTTCTTTTAAAAAAGTGCGCCATAGGCCCACCCAGCCATAAATCAAACAAGCCCATAAAAAACCCAAAAACGCCATACAGTTGGCATAGTCAAATTTCAAGGGCTCATCAGGATTCATACTGACAACAAAAAAATACGTTGTCAGCCAAAACAAACCGCTTATCAAAAATATGAGACAAGCCCCCACCCCTTCATCTTCAATAAGAGGAGAGATCTTGCTAAAATCCAGGAAAGGCGACTCAGGAGACAGCTTCTCCGTATCTATCGTACGCCTTTCAGCCCGCAGCAGATTGGCGTTGGCAACGGCCCATTTCATGTAGCGGATTGTTATTGCAATGGTGAGAGCCAAGGATAGCGGGAATATAATGAAGGGACTGTTAAAAAAAAGATCCATTATAAAAACAATAAAGTAGAGCGTAATGGGAGCGACAACCAGGGTGGTTGCGAAAATCGTAATGTAATCAGGCTTCTTTTTCATGGGTATTGAATCTCAGGCATTATTCTCCCGGCGGCGAAAAATGCGCTTATCATGCAAAAACATTCATGCTTATGTTTTTCATCGTAATGAAAACAGGATAGTTTGATAAGTAAGACGAATTTATAGCAGAAAAAACCGGATTTGGACAGGGTATAAACGATTTGATAAGGGAGGGCCTCCCTGGCGCCGAAGGCCCTCCTTTTTAGGGCGGTCTATAAGACGTTTTTTACGTCGTCAGGCACCTTGGCGGCGAACTGCTCGAAATTCTTTTTAAAGTCCTCGACCAGCTTTTGAGCTCTTTGGTCGTATTCCGCGGGATCCTTGGCCTGATTCCTGGGGTTCAGAATTTCCCCGGGAACTCCGGGGCAGGAAACCGGGACCTCAAAATTAAACAGGGGATCCTTGCGGTATTCCACGTTGTCCAAAGCGCCGGTGAGGGCGGCCTTGACCAAGGCCCGGCTGTACTTGATGGAAATCCGGTCTGCATTCGAGGCGGGCTCTCCGGCCCAACCCGTGTTTAAAAGCCAGCAATTGACCTCGTGCTGCAAGACCTTTTTCCGCAAAAGATCCGCGTACACATGGGGCTCCAGTGCCATAAAGGGGGCGCCGAAGCAGG belongs to Desulfatibacillum aliphaticivorans DSM 15576 and includes:
- a CDS encoding glycosyltransferase family 4 protein; amino-acid sequence: MKICFVVEYYPPHVGGGENLFAALAEGLAARGHECVVVTCGLKGSPMEETRNGVQVKRVRVPKWGDRMWFSILGLKLALQAAKDADVIHTTTYNGAFPAWLAGKILNKPVMITAHEVLGPLWKELKLPRAAAWLGAAAEKAVLALPFDAYSCNSHSTRKGLARYGIPKDKTFLAYPAPDYTRFKPLKGGGENPTSIRKELGLPQSRFIYLFYGRPGMLKGADYLADAVPKICREVPDALLVMILSREPASGYRRIIEKAESLPKGSILIKDSVPGDELPKWIQAADCAAVPSISEGFGFCCAEACAMDKPVVATWAGSLPEVVSGRHILVEPGSAEALAEGIILASQGGWTQKARKAFSQSEFVENHLRAYEKLLEKSSAG